A region of Argopecten irradians isolate NY unplaced genomic scaffold, Ai_NY scaffold_0324, whole genome shotgun sequence DNA encodes the following proteins:
- the LOC138312452 gene encoding ubiquitin carboxyl-terminal hydrolase 14-like has translation MPTYKVNVKWGKEKFSDVDCNTDELPIVLKAQLFALSGVQPERQKVMMKGAVLKDDDWGKVKLKDGATLLMMGTAEALPQEPVEKTVFMEDMSEEQLATALEIPSGLTNLGNTCYMNATIQCLRSIPELTDALKKYKGDITMGGAISPADSITAAMRDLCVAVEKSGSAIPPIIFLQVLHMAYPQFAEKSEQGGYAQQDANECWTEIVRCLQQKVKVPAIEGAAGGASSGASFIDKYMGIDSEVTLQCQEAEDEPSTKSIEKLYQLSCFIEKEVKYMHSGLRNVSRCHLIHTATQI, from the exons ATGCCAACTTACAAAG TCAATGTAAAGTGGGGGAAGGAGAAGTTTAGTGATGTGGACTGTAACACAGACGAGCTGCCCATCGTCCTCAAGGCTCAACTGTTTGCTCTGTCGGGTGTCCAGCCAGAGAGACAGAAAGTTATGATGAAGGGAGCTGTATTAAAG gaTGATGATTGGGGAAAGGTGAAACTGAAGGAT GGAGCCACACTTCTGATGATGGGGACAGCGGAGGCTTTACCCCAGGAGCCAGTAGAGAAGACAGTATTTATGGAGGATATGAGCGAGGAACAGCTAGCTACAGCA TTGGAGATCCCAAGTGGTTTGACCAATCTAGGAAACACCTGTTATATGAACGCTACAATCCAATGTCTACGATCCATTCCAGAACTCACAGACGCCCTCAAAAA GTACAAAGGGGACATAACTATGGGTGGAGCCATTTCTCCTGCTGACTCCATTACTGCAG cCATGAGGGATCTGTGTGTTGCTGTTGAAAAGTCAGGATCAGCAATTCCACCAATCATCTTCCTCCAAGTACTCCACATGGCCTACCCTCAGTTTGCTGAAAAGTCGGAACAAGGAGGCTACGCTCAGCAG GATGCCAATGAATGTTGGACTGAAATAGTCAGGTGCTTACAACAAAAGGTGAAGGTGCCAGCAATTGAG GGAGCAGCAGGTGGGGCCTCCTCTGGAGCATCGTTTATAGATAAATACATGGGTATAGATTCTGAGGTCACCCTGCAGTGTCAGGAGGCTGAAGATGAACCTTCCACCAAGTCCATAGAGAAGCTCTACCAGCTCAGCTGTTTTATAGAGAAAG AGGTGAAATATATGCACAGTGGATTGAGAAACGTAAGTAGATGTCATTTAATACATACAGCTACACAAATTTAA